Proteins encoded within one genomic window of Citricoccus muralis:
- a CDS encoding cadmium resistance transporter, translating to MMITAAAQAVVLFIATNIDDIIILSLFFGRGHGQPGTTRRILLGQYLGFIAILGTAVIVAVGADAILPDELLPYFGLIPLGLGVWAAWRSWRNRGEEDNDEAQLQGKRVSVGTVALVTFANGGDNIGVYVPVFVSISWASVFAFCIVFLLLVATLVFTARWLTSRKPIAEALERWESILFPTVLIALGVIILISGGAFGL from the coding sequence CTGATGATAACTGCTGCTGCACAGGCCGTTGTCCTCTTCATCGCCACCAACATCGACGACATCATCATCTTGTCCCTCTTCTTCGGCCGAGGTCACGGCCAACCAGGGACCACCCGCCGAATACTGCTAGGTCAATACCTGGGGTTCATCGCAATTTTGGGGACTGCCGTCATAGTGGCCGTAGGCGCGGACGCGATTCTGCCTGACGAACTGTTGCCTTATTTCGGGCTGATTCCCCTAGGTCTTGGTGTTTGGGCCGCGTGGCGGTCATGGCGCAATCGAGGCGAGGAAGACAACGACGAAGCTCAGCTACAGGGCAAACGGGTCTCTGTCGGCACAGTAGCGCTGGTGACCTTCGCCAACGGCGGGGACAACATTGGGGTCTATGTGCCAGTGTTCGTTAGCATCAGCTGGGCTTCTGTCTTTGCCTTCTGCATAGTCTTCCTACTGCTGGTCGCCACCTTAGTCTTCACCGCCCGCTGGCTCACATCACGGAAACCCATCGCCGAAGCCCTCGAACGCTGGGAAAGTATCCTATTCCCGACTGTGCTCATTGCGCTGGGAGTCATCATCCTCATCAGCGGCGGGGCATTCGGACTCTAA
- the cmtR gene encoding Cd(II)/Pb(II)-sensing metalloregulatory transcriptional regulator CmtR — translation MLTNSSRLDVMNRLGRAMADSTRSRILLSLLEAPGYPAQLSRDLGLTRTNVSNHLACLRDCGIVVSEPEGRQTRYEIADSHLVRALNNLMEVTLAVDENAACIDPDCSLPECTQAGSRT, via the coding sequence ATGCTGACTAATTCTTCTCGCCTTGATGTGATGAACCGACTTGGCCGAGCTATGGCGGATTCGACTCGTTCCCGAATTTTGCTCTCCTTGCTGGAAGCTCCTGGCTACCCTGCACAGCTCTCCCGCGACCTGGGGTTAACCCGAACCAATGTGTCGAACCACCTGGCCTGTCTCCGAGACTGCGGAATCGTGGTCTCTGAACCCGAAGGCCGACAAACCCGGTATGAAATCGCCGATTCCCACCTTGTCCGGGCGCTGAACAACCTGATGGAGGTCACGCTTGCTGTTGATGAGAATGCTGCCTGCATCGACCCAGACTGCTCACTTCCCGAATGCACACAGGCAGGCAGCCGGACCTGA
- a CDS encoding AAA family ATPase encodes MSQRFIVTKEYRRFTEFADAVRRGHTIGLCFGSAGVGKTLSARRYAHWDKALDLLTYWGPRSDDDAKIYAALNRSRTVLYTPSVLTTPRTLKDELNQAITRTNICIEQHLAPHGDVTPETWGWRRSRNYVELIIVDESERLRPAALELLRDRYDRDDIALILIGMPGLEKQFSHYPQFYSRVGFAHQYRPLGQDELLFVLQRHWRSLGKTLDPEDFTDAQAIAAIARVTRGNFRLLERLIPQIQRVLKINELDTITNDVIEAAQSTLVIGVT; translated from the coding sequence GTGAGCCAGCGCTTCATCGTCACCAAAGAATACCGCCGCTTCACCGAGTTCGCCGACGCCGTGCGCCGCGGCCACACCATCGGCCTGTGCTTCGGGTCGGCCGGAGTGGGCAAGACGCTCTCGGCGCGCCGCTACGCGCACTGGGACAAGGCCCTCGATCTGCTGACCTACTGGGGGCCGCGCTCCGACGACGACGCCAAGATCTACGCCGCCCTGAACCGGAGCCGCACCGTGCTCTACACCCCCAGCGTGCTGACCACCCCGCGGACCCTGAAGGATGAGCTCAATCAGGCCATCACCCGCACCAACATCTGCATCGAACAGCACCTCGCGCCGCACGGCGACGTCACGCCCGAGACCTGGGGATGGCGCCGCAGCAGGAACTACGTGGAGCTGATCATCGTCGACGAGTCCGAACGGCTCCGCCCCGCCGCCCTGGAACTGCTGCGCGACCGCTACGACCGAGACGACATCGCACTGATCCTGATCGGCATGCCCGGACTGGAGAAGCAGTTCAGCCACTACCCCCAGTTCTACAGCCGGGTCGGGTTCGCCCATCAATACCGACCCCTGGGTCAGGACGAACTGTTGTTCGTCCTGCAACGACACTGGCGCTCCCTCGGCAAGACCCTCGACCCCGAAGACTTCACCGACGCCCAAGCCATCGCCGCCATCGCGCGGGTCACCCGCGGCAACTTCCGGCTGCTCGAACGCCTCATCCCCCAGATCCAGCGCGTGCTGAAGATAAACGAACTCGACACCATCACCAACGATGTCATCGAAGCCGCCCAAAGCACCCTGGTCATCGGCGTCACCTGA
- a CDS encoding recombinase family protein, protein MSALKVGYARVSTDEQDLTAQRDGLSALGVDAMRIYVDHGLTGRNADRAGLRQALAACRAGDTFVVTKLDRLARSVRDAHEIADDLAAREVKLSIAGSVYDPTDPMGKLLFNVLAMVAEFEADLIRARTREGMKVAKAKGRLRGKSPKLTPRQEAHLVHLHAAKEHTVGELAELFSVGRSTVYRALERAQRGRESRVQ, encoded by the coding sequence ATGTCCGCTTTGAAGGTCGGGTACGCCCGGGTCTCCACCGATGAACAGGACCTCACCGCCCAGCGCGATGGCCTCAGCGCTCTCGGTGTCGACGCGATGCGCATATACGTCGATCACGGACTGACCGGCCGCAACGCGGATCGCGCCGGGCTGCGGCAGGCGCTGGCGGCATGCCGGGCCGGTGACACGTTCGTGGTCACCAAGCTCGACCGGTTGGCACGTTCGGTGCGCGATGCTCACGAGATTGCCGATGACCTCGCGGCCCGCGAGGTGAAACTCAGCATCGCCGGATCGGTGTATGACCCGACGGACCCGATGGGCAAACTGCTGTTTAACGTGCTGGCGATGGTCGCCGAGTTCGAAGCCGACCTCATTCGCGCCCGCACCCGCGAAGGGATGAAGGTCGCCAAGGCCAAGGGCCGGCTGCGCGGGAAGTCTCCGAAGCTCACCCCACGACAGGAGGCTCACCTCGTCCACCTGCATGCCGCCAAGGAGCACACCGTGGGCGAGCTGGCCGAGCTGTTCAGCGTCGGCCGCTCCACGGTCTACCGTGCCCTTGAGCGCGCGCAGCGTGGCCGCGAGAGCCGCGTGCAGTAG
- the merA gene encoding mercury(II) reductase — translation MQSKIDLAVIGSGGAAFAAAIRATTLGKSVVMVERGTFGGTCVNTGCVPSKALIAAAEARHVAADAGSRFPGIAATAGAVDMPGLVGGKQDLVEAMRGEKYFDVAEAYGWPVRQGQAAFAGTPDAPVLEVTAAEGTVETIESAHYLIATGTRPWVPLIQGLDGVEYLTSTSAMELSERPDSLLVLGGGYVALELAQMFARLGSKVTLLVRSRLASKEEPEVSRSLQEVFADEGIRVVRRAVPSRVARDTVTGQVVVMAEVSGGEQEFRADEILVALGRRPVTEGLNLEAVGVKTGEAGQIVVTDQLQTANPRVWAGGDVTGHPEFVYVAARHGTIVAENAFTDANTSVDYTRMPRVTFTGPAIGAVGMTEKEVIAAGIRCDCRVLPLEYVPRALVNRDMRGFIKMVANADTGEILGLTAVAKDAGELAAAGVHILGKTIAEVADAWAPYLTMAEGIRIVAKAFTADVSKLSCCA, via the coding sequence ATGCAGTCGAAGATTGATCTGGCCGTGATCGGGTCGGGTGGCGCGGCGTTCGCCGCAGCGATCCGCGCCACCACGCTGGGCAAGTCGGTGGTGATGGTCGAGCGCGGCACGTTCGGCGGCACCTGCGTGAACACCGGGTGCGTGCCGTCCAAGGCGCTGATAGCGGCCGCCGAGGCCCGCCACGTGGCCGCGGACGCGGGCTCCCGGTTCCCGGGGATCGCCGCCACCGCGGGCGCGGTCGACATGCCCGGGCTGGTGGGTGGCAAGCAGGACCTGGTCGAGGCGATGCGGGGTGAAAAGTACTTCGACGTGGCCGAAGCCTACGGCTGGCCGGTCCGCCAGGGCCAGGCGGCCTTCGCCGGCACCCCGGATGCGCCTGTGCTGGAGGTCACCGCCGCTGAAGGCACCGTGGAAACCATCGAGTCCGCCCATTACCTGATCGCTACCGGCACCCGTCCCTGGGTCCCGCTCATCCAGGGGCTGGACGGCGTCGAGTACCTGACCTCGACGTCGGCGATGGAACTGTCCGAGCGCCCCGACTCGCTGCTGGTGCTCGGCGGTGGCTACGTGGCGCTGGAGCTGGCCCAGATGTTCGCCCGGCTCGGCTCGAAGGTGACCCTGCTGGTGCGTTCTCGGCTGGCGTCGAAGGAGGAGCCGGAGGTTTCCAGATCATTGCAGGAAGTCTTCGCCGACGAGGGCATCCGGGTGGTCCGCCGCGCTGTTCCCTCCCGCGTTGCCCGCGATACCGTCACCGGGCAGGTCGTCGTCATGGCCGAGGTCTCGGGCGGCGAGCAGGAGTTCCGTGCCGACGAGATCCTCGTCGCGCTCGGACGCCGCCCGGTCACCGAGGGGCTCAACCTCGAGGCCGTGGGGGTGAAGACCGGCGAGGCCGGACAGATCGTGGTCACCGACCAGTTGCAGACCGCCAACCCCCGCGTCTGGGCGGGCGGGGATGTCACCGGGCACCCCGAGTTCGTCTATGTCGCGGCCCGGCACGGCACGATCGTCGCCGAGAACGCCTTCACCGACGCCAACACTTCGGTCGACTACACACGGATGCCTCGGGTGACGTTCACCGGTCCCGCCATCGGCGCGGTCGGGATGACCGAGAAGGAGGTCATCGCGGCCGGGATCCGCTGCGACTGCCGCGTCCTGCCACTGGAGTACGTGCCCCGTGCGCTGGTGAACCGGGACATGCGTGGGTTCATCAAGATGGTCGCCAACGCCGACACCGGCGAGATCCTCGGTCTCACCGCTGTCGCCAAGGACGCCGGCGAGCTCGCCGCCGCCGGCGTCCACATCCTCGGCAAGACCATCGCAGAAGTCGCCGACGCGTGGGCCCCATACCTGACCATGGCCGAAGGCATCCGCATCGTCGCCAAGGCCTTCACCGCCGACGTCTCGAAGCTGTCCTGCTGCGCCTGA
- a CDS encoding heavy metal-responsive transcriptional regulator, which produces MRIGELAEAAGTTTKTLRFYEDQGLLPPAERTPGGYRDYTTESLTRIDFIHRGQAAGLSLAQIRQVLDIRDHGQAPCDHVRDLLDARLTDIDLKLRQLHDLRDTLAGLRDQAEHVEPDTCSSDQVCRYL; this is translated from the coding sequence ATGCGGATCGGGGAGCTCGCTGAAGCGGCCGGCACGACCACGAAGACTCTGCGGTTCTATGAAGACCAGGGGCTCTTGCCCCCGGCCGAGCGCACGCCCGGCGGCTACCGCGACTACACGACCGAGAGCCTCACCCGGATCGACTTCATCCACCGCGGCCAAGCCGCCGGACTCTCCCTCGCCCAGATCCGGCAGGTCCTCGACATCCGCGACCACGGCCAAGCTCCCTGCGATCACGTACGCGACCTGCTCGACGCACGCCTGACCGACATTGACCTGAAACTCAGACAGCTCCACGACCTGCGCGACACCCTCGCCGGGCTACGCGACCAGGCCGAGCACGTTGAGCCCGACACGTGCAGCTCCGACCAGGTCTGCCGGTACCTGTAG
- a CDS encoding recombinase family protein: protein MLVGYIRVSKADGSQTTDLQRDALTAAGVGPEQFYEDKASGKKDDRPELLACLKALRSGDTLIVWKLDRLGRDLRHLVNIVHDLTDRDIGLKVLTGQGAAIDTTTASGKLVFGIFAALAEFERELISERTKAGLTSARARGRKGGRPFKMTPAKVRLAMASMGQPGTHVGDLCKELGVTRQTLYRHVSPTGELRSAGSKLLQR from the coding sequence ATGCTGGTCGGATACATCCGAGTGTCGAAAGCCGACGGATCTCAAACCACGGATCTGCAACGGGATGCACTCACCGCCGCCGGCGTCGGCCCCGAACAGTTCTATGAAGACAAAGCCTCCGGTAAGAAGGACGACCGTCCGGAGCTCTTGGCTTGCCTGAAAGCTCTCCGGTCCGGTGACACCCTGATCGTGTGGAAACTCGACAGGCTCGGCCGAGACCTGCGCCACCTGGTCAACATCGTCCACGACCTCACCGACCGCGACATCGGGCTTAAAGTACTCACCGGACAAGGAGCAGCCATCGACACCACCACCGCTTCCGGAAAATTGGTGTTCGGCATCTTCGCTGCGCTGGCGGAGTTCGAACGAGAGCTCATCTCCGAGCGCACCAAGGCTGGGCTGACCTCAGCTCGTGCTCGTGGGCGGAAGGGCGGCCGGCCCTTCAAGATGACGCCGGCGAAAGTCCGATTGGCGATGGCTTCAATGGGCCAGCCGGGCACTCACGTCGGAGACCTATGCAAGGAACTCGGGGTCACGCGGCAGACCCTGTATCGCCACGTCTCTCCCACTGGTGAACTTCGGTCCGCCGGAAGCAAGCTACTGCAGCGGTGA
- a CDS encoding ArsO family NAD(P)H-dependent flavin-containing monooxygenase, which produces MTERVDVVVIGGGQAGLAIGYYLRRAGLSFVILDDRERSGGAWQSTWPSLRLFSPAQYSSLPGRPMPASPRANPDASHVIDYLADYEERYRLPVRRPIQVDHVEHGPEGFRVATHYEDWLARIVVNTTGTWSQPFWPSMPGQSTFQGVQVHSAWYRGPEQFENSSVLVVGGANSGAQIAADLVGSAEVTWCLRGEPRYLPDDVDGRELFRVASQQVRARATGQPDPGGVSDLGDIVAVPPVRRARDAGLLTAQPMFEHFSPGGVVWPNGRTHCIEAVVWCTGFRPALRHLRRLDLRESDGTIDLNGTASTRIPGLYLVGYGDWTGPGSATLIGVGATAKATANDIRSKLV; this is translated from the coding sequence GTGACTGAGCGCGTCGATGTCGTAGTCATCGGGGGCGGACAAGCAGGGCTGGCGATCGGTTACTATCTTCGTCGTGCCGGCCTGTCGTTCGTGATCCTTGACGACCGCGAAAGGTCAGGGGGCGCATGGCAGAGCACCTGGCCATCGTTGCGCCTGTTCTCACCAGCACAGTACTCATCGCTACCGGGCCGTCCGATGCCCGCGTCGCCGCGCGCCAACCCCGACGCGTCTCATGTGATTGACTACCTCGCTGACTACGAGGAGCGCTACCGACTGCCCGTGCGGCGGCCGATCCAGGTCGACCACGTCGAGCATGGGCCCGAGGGGTTCCGCGTAGCTACGCACTACGAAGACTGGCTGGCACGCATCGTCGTGAACACGACGGGCACTTGGTCTCAACCGTTCTGGCCGTCCATGCCGGGGCAGTCAACGTTCCAGGGAGTCCAGGTGCACAGCGCCTGGTACCGCGGCCCAGAACAGTTCGAGAACTCTTCCGTGCTCGTCGTCGGTGGGGCGAATTCCGGCGCTCAGATCGCAGCGGACCTCGTTGGCAGCGCCGAGGTGACCTGGTGTCTACGCGGAGAGCCTCGCTACCTGCCCGATGACGTCGACGGGCGCGAATTGTTCCGAGTGGCAAGCCAGCAGGTGCGCGCGAGAGCAACAGGCCAGCCCGATCCCGGCGGGGTAAGCGATCTGGGCGACATCGTCGCTGTCCCACCTGTCAGGCGGGCACGTGATGCTGGGTTGCTGACCGCTCAACCGATGTTTGAGCACTTCAGTCCCGGCGGCGTGGTTTGGCCCAACGGAAGAACGCATTGTATTGAGGCCGTGGTGTGGTGCACCGGCTTCCGTCCAGCGTTGCGCCATCTACGCCGTCTCGACCTCCGGGAATCCGACGGAACAATCGATCTGAACGGGACCGCTTCCACACGTATCCCGGGCCTTTATCTCGTCGGCTACGGCGACTGGACCGGGCCAGGGTCAGCCACCCTCATCGGCGTCGGAGCAACAGCGAAAGCTACCGCCAATGACATCCGCTCCAAACTCGTCTGA
- a CDS encoding ArsR/SmtB family transcription factor yields MSTSVETSELRLGAATECCALDASPLGVSDADRMAKKLKALSDPTRLRVLSHVAAQGCDAVCACDLIDVLDISQPTISHHLKKLVEAGLLTREQRGKWAHYTVVREAFAELRQFLSLD; encoded by the coding sequence ATGAGTACTTCAGTGGAAACCAGTGAGCTGCGTCTCGGAGCCGCGACCGAATGCTGTGCGTTGGACGCGTCCCCGCTAGGGGTCTCAGATGCCGACCGGATGGCGAAGAAGCTCAAGGCGCTGTCCGATCCGACGCGATTGCGCGTCTTGTCGCATGTGGCGGCCCAAGGCTGCGACGCAGTGTGCGCCTGCGACCTGATCGACGTCCTCGACATCAGCCAGCCCACGATCAGCCACCACCTCAAGAAACTCGTCGAAGCAGGCCTCCTGACCCGAGAGCAGCGCGGGAAATGGGCCCATTACACCGTCGTGCGCGAAGCATTCGCAGAGCTGCGTCAATTCTTGTCGCTGGACTGA